In Hymenobacter oligotrophus, the following are encoded in one genomic region:
- a CDS encoding Fic/DOC family protein, with product MAIQDGFFNARDQVIYNRLGITNAEQLRQVEADYSIPIMAQLLAGTLEIPGQFNAAHLKQIHRTLFQDVYDWAGQTRAHGPEGPFQGQKPAFVLNPQGDMMRYAPYAQLDQRLDAIGAQLQQENTLRGLSPAQFAERAAYYFDQYNHAHAFREGNGRTIQGVLAVLGRQAGYQVELKPAAAAQLNNARDLAIIRPHGPGQPVKNLEPLTLLLRSGITPLPGPEAVHWRDPSQARPLTEPTPAMQRMEAQRVLQASAYVIGAALRDIDRGDTTRGNQLLQQMTLVLHDPARAGEQSASLQQAALEVSKHPMLRQEAPLMQQAVALAHSVQQLVQLDSLARKKTQNQSPSDTVAAPKRRGPRL from the coding sequence GTGGCAATTCAGGACGGATTCTTCAACGCCCGCGACCAGGTTATCTACAATCGACTAGGCATCACCAATGCCGAGCAGTTGCGCCAAGTAGAAGCTGACTACTCGATCCCGATAATGGCCCAGTTGCTGGCGGGCACGTTGGAGATACCCGGCCAGTTCAACGCCGCGCACCTGAAGCAGATCCACCGAACCCTGTTTCAGGACGTATATGATTGGGCCGGCCAAACCCGGGCCCATGGACCCGAAGGTCCTTTTCAGGGTCAAAAACCGGCCTTCGTGCTCAATCCGCAGGGCGACATGATGCGGTATGCGCCCTACGCGCAGCTCGACCAGCGGCTGGATGCTATTGGTGCCCAGCTTCAGCAGGAAAATACGCTGCGGGGCCTGAGCCCGGCACAGTTCGCTGAACGGGCAGCATACTACTTCGACCAGTACAATCATGCGCATGCCTTCCGAGAAGGTAATGGGCGCACCATTCAGGGGGTACTAGCCGTACTGGGCCGGCAGGCCGGGTACCAGGTTGAATTGAAGCCGGCTGCGGCTGCTCAGCTCAACAACGCGCGCGACCTGGCTATTATCCGGCCCCACGGGCCCGGGCAGCCCGTGAAAAATCTGGAACCGTTGACCTTACTGTTACGCTCAGGTATTACTCCACTGCCCGGACCGGAAGCCGTCCACTGGCGCGACCCCAGCCAGGCGCGGCCGCTGACCGAACCCACGCCTGCTATGCAGCGCATGGAAGCTCAGCGGGTACTGCAGGCTAGTGCCTACGTCATCGGGGCGGCCTTACGCGACATTGACCGGGGCGATACCACCCGGGGTAATCAACTGTTGCAGCAAATGACGCTGGTGCTGCACGATCCTGCCCGGGCTGGGGAGCAGAGTGCAAGCCTGCAGCAGGCCGCCTTGGAGGTGTCCAAGCACCCGATGTTACGGCAGGAAGCACCACTCATGCAACAGGCCGTGGCCCTGGCCCACAGCGTGCAGCAGCTGGTGCAGCTGGACTCACTTGCACGGAAAAAGACGCAAAACCAATCCCCTAGCGATACGGTAGCAGCTCCTAAACGCCGGGGGCCAAGATTGTAG
- a CDS encoding antitoxin VbhA family protein, translated as MQEPITYSEREKTPAQRQELIDNARAWSVAQGAVPSARAEALYARYVAGEMTLQGVTEELRRQDAPRVAAAAAQAAFGTNDTGITTPRRAEMQPEQDFLT; from the coding sequence ATGCAAGAGCCCATCACTTATTCTGAGCGGGAGAAAACCCCGGCCCAGCGGCAGGAACTCATCGACAATGCCCGGGCCTGGAGTGTGGCGCAGGGAGCCGTGCCTAGTGCCCGCGCGGAAGCGCTGTATGCCCGCTACGTGGCGGGGGAGATGACCCTGCAAGGCGTCACCGAGGAACTGCGGCGCCAGGATGCCCCCCGCGTAGCAGCGGCGGCCGCTCAGGCCGCATTCGGAACGAATGACACTGGGATTACTACCCCGCGTCGCGCGGAAATGCAGCCGGAGCAGGACTTTCTGACCTAA